In Ooceraea biroi isolate clonal line C1 chromosome 6, Obir_v5.4, whole genome shotgun sequence, the genomic stretch GCCcattaaatcaaatttgaaTGTTGCAATCGGAGACGTAGACAAGACAAATTTACAGACGACTCATTCAGTGAATTCCGCTTCGTCCAAAGGCGGGCAGGTATTGCTTGCAACCGCTCCAGTTATAATGTATGATAAGTCAAACAAGCCTCATCGGTGCAGAGCTTTTTTAGATGCAGGATctcaattaaatttgattacgAAGAGTTTATCTCAAAGGCTTCAATTAGCAGAGAgacaagataataatatagtgTTATCAGGGATAGGATGCAAGCACACGAACACTTTGGGATCAGTACAGGCTAACATATATTTAACTGTTAATGAGTTTAAGACTAAACTGTCATTTGCAGTAATGGACCGTATAACCGAGCCTATGCCATCGATACAATTGAATAAAGAATCGTTAGGAATACCTAGCAACATTAAAATAGCAGATGAGGTATTTGAGTTACCAGGAGATGTCGATATTTTGTTAGGAAGTGGCGTGTTTTGGGATTTACTTTGTATCGGACAAATTAAGTTAGGACGAAACCTACCCGTGTTACAAAAGACAAAGTTGGGGTGGATCATTGGAGGTAACGCACCTATCATTTATCAACAAGAAGTACCAAGGAGAACCGTTCTCAGCGTAATGGGCAAAGAACCAGGGCTAGAACAGCAGTTGGAACGTTTTTGGAAATTGGAGGAGTGTTCCTTGGAAACGTCACAGTGGACACAGGAACAAACGCAATGCGAAAGAGAGTTTAGAAGCACTTATCAACGAGACCCTTTTGGAAGGTTTATCGTCCACTTTTCATTCAAGGAGGATCC encodes the following:
- the LOC105287497 gene encoding uncharacterized protein LOC105287497, which encodes MTGGCKQCGKKHNTLLHNEEGLVKSEMHKERATLPIKSNLNVAIGDVDKTNLQTTHSVNSASSKGGQVLLATAPVIMYDKSNKPHRCRAFLDAGSQLNLITKSLSQRLQLAERQDNNIVLSGIGCKHTNTLGSVQANIYLTVNEFKTKLSFAVMDRITEPMPSIQLNKESLGIPSNIKIADEVFELPGDVDILLGSGVFWDLLCIGQIKLGRNLPVLQKTKLGWIIGGNAPIIYQQEVPRRTVLSVMGKEPGLEQQLERFWKLEECSLETSQWTQEQTQCEREFRSTYQRDPFGRFIVHFSFKEDPSQLGDSRETVLKRLRSVNKRLYSNLELKTQYIACIEEYLSLGHMTKVDKEINQRSPYCYYLPYHAVVKEDRSTTKLRVVFDASAKTTSGKSLNDILLVGPTIQQELFSILVRFRQHPYVLTGDIEKMYRQIYVHEKYRGLQRILWQTEPTAPVEEFILNIVAFGLTLSPFVAVRCLHQLAYDHQELWPKISQIILREFYVDDMITGADSEDELKNIQSRIRDILTTGGFRIRK